One Gossypium hirsutum isolate 1008001.06 chromosome A11, Gossypium_hirsutum_v2.1, whole genome shotgun sequence genomic window carries:
- the LOC107912744 gene encoding LEAF RUST 10 DISEASE-RESISTANCEUS RECEPTOR-LIKE PROTEIN KINASE-like 2.1: MPSKFLFFINIIISLVLILSPKPVFSNNYLSCSVRSSCGNIADIGYPFWGLDQPESCGYPGFKLSCSEKELEITISSATYRVLAINKASQTLHVSRTDYSENLCPTHLINSTFESETSPFRQNGDSQDIRLYYGCQPLTAPHNLTSIPGISNRFECTINNTNIVGYYVTREFAGTVIGNFLRSCSNSVIIPVPNSQVPSLEEGRDPDDLEEAAKIGFQLWWSADDTQCNNCVNEGGQCGRSLVSGEFVCYCSDNDVCSPDSKSKSKFKWKLFIGLAVAITIAICFVVLWFKRKSLPNQGNNNDDGRIEAFIKKFGSLTPRRYSYAEIKKMTNKFNDKLGQGGFGSVYKGKLSEDRFVAVKILSESKGNGEDFMNEVASISRTSHVNIVSLLGFCFERSKTALVYEFMPHGSLDTFIYDRRLHHQSCRLEWRTLYDIALGIARGLEYLHQGCNTRILHFDIKPHNILLDENFYPKISDFGLSKLCERKESTISMAGARGTIGYIAPEVVCQNFGGVSYKSDVYSYGMMVLEMVGGRKNIDVGVSQTSEVYFPSWIYKHLDQSMNLNLNGVILEEEEEEITRKLIIVSLWCIQSYPSDRPSMTKVIEMLQANLQSLIIPPRPFVSSPVRSPKILEHL; encoded by the exons ATGCCATCCAAGTTTTTGTTCTTCATCAACATCATCATAAGCTTGGTCCTGATTCTTTCTCCAAAACCAGTGTTTTCGAATAATTATTTGAGCTGCAGTGTTCGATCCAGTTGCGGAAATATTGCGGATATCGGTTACCCATTTTGGGGATTGGATCAGCCGGAAAGTTGTGGATACCCTGGATTCAAGCTCAGCTGCAGTGAAAAAGAGCTAGAAATCACAATCAGCTCTGCCACATACCGAGTTCTTGCAATAAACAAGGCATCACAAACCCTTCATGTCTCTAGAACCGATTACAGTGAGAATCTTTGTCCCACTCATCTCATCAACTCCACTTTTGAAAGTGAAACCAGTCCTTTTCGACAAAACGGGGATAGTCAGGATATAAGGCTGTATTATGGTTGTCAGCCTCTCACAGCTCCACATAATCTCACATCAATTCCCGGGATTTCCAATCGATTCGAGTGCACAATAAACAATACAAATATCGTAGGTTATTATGTGACAAGGGAATTCGCGGGAACTGTCATCGGCAATTTCCTGAGATCTTGCAGTAACAGTGTGATTATTCCAGTCCCGAATTCTCAAGTTCCGTCACTGGAGGAAGGCCGGGATCCAGATGATTTGGAAGAAGCGGCTAAAATTGGGTTTCAGCTGTGGTGGTCTGCAGACGATACCCAATGTAATAATTGTGTAAACGAAGGTGGGCAGTGCGGGCGTAGCCTCGTCTCAGGTGAATTTGTATGTTACTGCTCAGATAATGACGTTTGTTCCCCAG ActccaaatccaaatccaaattcaAGTGGAAGCTATTCATAG GATTGGCAGTAGCTATAACCATTGCCATATGCTTCGTTGTCTTGTGGTTCAAAAGAAAATCGTTACCAAATCAAGGAAACAACAACGACGATGGTAGGATTGAGGCATTCATCAAAAAGTTTGGTTCTCTTACACCAAGGCGGTATTCTTAtgcagaaataaaaaaaatgacaaataagTTTAATGATAAATTAGGTCAAGGAGGATTTGGCAGTGTATACAAAGGGAAATTGTCCGAAGATCGTTTCGTGGCAGTCAAAATTTTAAGTGAATCAAAAGGAAATGGGGAGGATTTTATGAATGAAGTGGCTAGCATTAGTAGAACTTCTCATGTTAATATCGTGAGTCTACTTGGTTTTTGTTTTGAGAGATCAAAGACAGCTTTAGTTTATGAATTTATGCCTCATGGATCCTTAGATACGTTTATTTATGATAGAAGATTGCATCATCAAAGTTGTCGATTGGAGTGGAGAACTTTGTATGACATTGCACTTGGCATCGCTAGAGGACTCGAATACTTGCATCAAGGTTGCAACACAAGGATCTTACATTTCGACATAAAACCTCACAACATCCTTTTAGATGAGAACTTCTATCCCAAAATCTCTGATTTCGGTTTGTCTAAATTATGTGAAAGAAAGGAAAGTACTATTTCCATGGCTGGTGCTAGGGGAACAATAGGTTATATTGCTCCAGAAGTGGTTTGTCAAAACTTTGGTGGAGTTTCTTATAAATCTGATGTCTATAGTTATGGAATGATGGTCCTTGAAATGGTGGGAGGAAGAAAAAATATTGATGTTGGAGTGTCTCAAACTAGTGAAGTATATTTTCCGTCTTGGATTTATAAGCATCTTGATCAGTCTATGAACTTGAATCTTAATGGAGTaatacttgaagaagaagaagaagaaataacaAGGAAGTTGATCATTGTGAGCCTTTGGTGCATTCAATCTTATCCATCTGATCGACCATCGATGACTAAAGTGATAGAAATGTTACAAGCAAATCTTCAATCGTTGATAATTCCACCTAGACCCTTTGTATCTTCTCCTGTAAGATCTCCTAAAATTTTAGAACATCTGTAA
- the LOC107912745 gene encoding transcription factor IIIB 90 kDa subunit isoform X1 produces the protein MVYCNNCSRNVTGERVDDGLLSCTFCGKVLEDCIFATEPQFVKDSSGQCKLSGNFVKSTQSISDSRQHTIAKALDGIRSLKTGLLIDEYSDDVANVALRFYEVGLERNFTKGRRSELVQAACLYLACWQKGKPFLLIDFSHYLHVNVYELGSVYLQLCYVLYLADSKDLPKLIDPSIFIHKFTNALIPEGNDEVVKTARDILASMKRDWMQTGRKPSGLCGAALYISALSHGLKFSKSKIIEVVHICEATLSKRLIEFENTDSGALTMEEFTEKERELRTSSLTEKQPNIGSKETSLDAVLCRHVGRKPFAHGLCNECYEEFMKVSGGIDGGSDPPAFQRAEKERMAKLSIEENNKSIASSTFASGSEIPEISGVLEDATNKAAIDEGDNDKLPGVDDSDDGLDNFSDIDDIEVDGYLHNEEEKHFKKIIWEEMNREYVEEQAAKEAAAAAAKEACMANYDKCPEDLQAAQKLAADVAELVAKSRKERQQKRAAEEKDAGPAQTAAEATRRMLVKKRLSSKINYDALEKLFDDPVTEKPKKQKIESNSDEKEEKASKIGKECDLEDEYNDNDDDGYGGIFYGDCEYDNQEYDYEDNYDYDGY, from the exons ATGGTTTACTGTAATAATTGCTCCAGAAACGTTACTGGAGAACGCGTCGACGACGGTCTTTT GTCTTGCACTTTTTGCGGGAAGGTGTTGGAAGATTGCATTTTTGCGACCGAACCTCAATTCGTAAAAGATTCATCTGGCCAA TGCAAACTATCTGGAAATTTTGTGAAATCTACGCAAAGTATTTCAGATTCACGCCAGCATACCATAGCTAAAG CTCTTGATGGTATCAGATCTTTGAAGACTGGATTACTTATTGACGAGTATAGTGATGATGTTGCTAATGTTGCTTTACGGTTTTATGAA GTTGGCCTTGAACGGAATTTCACTAAGGGACGCAGATCAGAGCTAGTACAGGCTGCATGTCTTTATCTTGCCTGTTG GCAAAAGGGAAAGCCATTCCTTCTTATTGATTTTTCACATTATTTACATGTAAATGT TTATGAGCTTGGCTCTGTATATCTGCAACTTTGCTATGTGCTGTACCTTGCTGACTCAAAGGATCTTCCGAAACTAATTGATCCTTCAatttttattcataaatttacAAATG CTTTGATTCCAGAAGGAAATGATGAAGTTGTTAAAACTGCACGGGACATTTTAGCTAGCATGAAACGGGACTGGATGCAG ACAGGGCGGAAACCCAGTGGATTATGTGGTGCAGCACTGTACATTTCTGCACTTTCACATGGTCTGAAGTTTTCTAAGTCAAAGATT ATAGAGGTTGTTCACATTTGTGAAGCAACATTGTCAAAGCGGTTGATTGAATTTGAGAATACCGACTCTGGAGCCTTAACG ATGGAGGAATTTACGGAAAAGGAGAGGGAGCTTCGAACTAGTTCATTAACTGAAAAACAGCCAAATATTGGGTCAAAAGAAACCAGCTTAGATGCAGTGCTATGTAGGCATGTGGGGAGAAAACCTTTTGCCCATGGACTTTGTaatgaatgttatgaagag TTCATGAAGGTTTCAGGAGGGATTGATGGAGGGTCTGATCCACCTGCATTCCAACGTGCTGAGAAAGAGAGAATGGCAAAATTATCTATTGAGGAAAATAATAAA AGCATAGCCAGCAGCACGTTTGCAAGTGGATCTGAAATACCTGAAATTAGTG GGGTTTTAGAGGATGCAACTAACAAGGCAGCCATTGATGAGGGTGACAATGATAAGTTACCTGGAGTTGATGATAGTGATGATGGATTGGATAACTTTTCTGATATTGATGATATTGAG GTTGATGGTTACCTTCACAATGAGGAGGAGAAGCATTTCAAAAAGATCATTTGGGAAGAAATGAACCGGGAATATGTTGAG GAACAAGCAGCAAAGGAAGCAGCTGCAGCAGCAGCTAAGGAGGCTTGCATGGCCAACTATGATAAATGCCCAGAGGACCTCCAAGCTGCACAGAAGCTTGCTGCAGATGTTGCAGAACTAGTGGCAAAATCTAGAAAG GAGAGGCAACAAAAGCGAGCTGCTGAAGAAAAAGATGCAGGTCCTGCTCAGACTGCTGCCGAGGCAACCCGGCGAATGCTGGTGAAGAAG AGATTAAGTTCAAAAATAAACTATGATGCATTGGAGAAGCTCTTTGATGACCCG GTTACAGAGAAACCCAAGAAACAAAAAATAGAATCAAATTCTGATGAAAAGGAGGAGAAGGCTTCTAAAATTGGCAAAGAATGTGATTTAGAAGATGAATATAACGACAATGATGATGATGGATATGGAGGAATTTTTTACGGTGACTGTGAATATGACAACCAAGAATATGATTATGAGGATAATTATGATTACGATGGATATTGA
- the LOC107912745 gene encoding transcription factor IIIB 90 kDa subunit isoform X2 encodes MVYCNNCSRNVTGERVDDGLLSCTFCGKVLEDCIFATEPQFVKDSSGQCKLSGNFVKSTQSISDSRQHTIAKALDGIRSLKTGLLIDEYSDDVANVALRFYEVGLERNFTKGRRSELVQAACLYLACCYELGSVYLQLCYVLYLADSKDLPKLIDPSIFIHKFTNALIPEGNDEVVKTARDILASMKRDWMQTGRKPSGLCGAALYISALSHGLKFSKSKIIEVVHICEATLSKRLIEFENTDSGALTMEEFTEKERELRTSSLTEKQPNIGSKETSLDAVLCRHVGRKPFAHGLCNECYEEFMKVSGGIDGGSDPPAFQRAEKERMAKLSIEENNKSIASSTFASGSEIPEISGVLEDATNKAAIDEGDNDKLPGVDDSDDGLDNFSDIDDIEVDGYLHNEEEKHFKKIIWEEMNREYVEEQAAKEAAAAAAKEACMANYDKCPEDLQAAQKLAADVAELVAKSRKERQQKRAAEEKDAGPAQTAAEATRRMLVKKRLSSKINYDALEKLFDDPVTEKPKKQKIESNSDEKEEKASKIGKECDLEDEYNDNDDDGYGGIFYGDCEYDNQEYDYEDNYDYDGY; translated from the exons ATGGTTTACTGTAATAATTGCTCCAGAAACGTTACTGGAGAACGCGTCGACGACGGTCTTTT GTCTTGCACTTTTTGCGGGAAGGTGTTGGAAGATTGCATTTTTGCGACCGAACCTCAATTCGTAAAAGATTCATCTGGCCAA TGCAAACTATCTGGAAATTTTGTGAAATCTACGCAAAGTATTTCAGATTCACGCCAGCATACCATAGCTAAAG CTCTTGATGGTATCAGATCTTTGAAGACTGGATTACTTATTGACGAGTATAGTGATGATGTTGCTAATGTTGCTTTACGGTTTTATGAA GTTGGCCTTGAACGGAATTTCACTAAGGGACGCAGATCAGAGCTAGTACAGGCTGCATGTCTTTATCTTGCCTGTTG TTATGAGCTTGGCTCTGTATATCTGCAACTTTGCTATGTGCTGTACCTTGCTGACTCAAAGGATCTTCCGAAACTAATTGATCCTTCAatttttattcataaatttacAAATG CTTTGATTCCAGAAGGAAATGATGAAGTTGTTAAAACTGCACGGGACATTTTAGCTAGCATGAAACGGGACTGGATGCAG ACAGGGCGGAAACCCAGTGGATTATGTGGTGCAGCACTGTACATTTCTGCACTTTCACATGGTCTGAAGTTTTCTAAGTCAAAGATT ATAGAGGTTGTTCACATTTGTGAAGCAACATTGTCAAAGCGGTTGATTGAATTTGAGAATACCGACTCTGGAGCCTTAACG ATGGAGGAATTTACGGAAAAGGAGAGGGAGCTTCGAACTAGTTCATTAACTGAAAAACAGCCAAATATTGGGTCAAAAGAAACCAGCTTAGATGCAGTGCTATGTAGGCATGTGGGGAGAAAACCTTTTGCCCATGGACTTTGTaatgaatgttatgaagag TTCATGAAGGTTTCAGGAGGGATTGATGGAGGGTCTGATCCACCTGCATTCCAACGTGCTGAGAAAGAGAGAATGGCAAAATTATCTATTGAGGAAAATAATAAA AGCATAGCCAGCAGCACGTTTGCAAGTGGATCTGAAATACCTGAAATTAGTG GGGTTTTAGAGGATGCAACTAACAAGGCAGCCATTGATGAGGGTGACAATGATAAGTTACCTGGAGTTGATGATAGTGATGATGGATTGGATAACTTTTCTGATATTGATGATATTGAG GTTGATGGTTACCTTCACAATGAGGAGGAGAAGCATTTCAAAAAGATCATTTGGGAAGAAATGAACCGGGAATATGTTGAG GAACAAGCAGCAAAGGAAGCAGCTGCAGCAGCAGCTAAGGAGGCTTGCATGGCCAACTATGATAAATGCCCAGAGGACCTCCAAGCTGCACAGAAGCTTGCTGCAGATGTTGCAGAACTAGTGGCAAAATCTAGAAAG GAGAGGCAACAAAAGCGAGCTGCTGAAGAAAAAGATGCAGGTCCTGCTCAGACTGCTGCCGAGGCAACCCGGCGAATGCTGGTGAAGAAG AGATTAAGTTCAAAAATAAACTATGATGCATTGGAGAAGCTCTTTGATGACCCG GTTACAGAGAAACCCAAGAAACAAAAAATAGAATCAAATTCTGATGAAAAGGAGGAGAAGGCTTCTAAAATTGGCAAAGAATGTGATTTAGAAGATGAATATAACGACAATGATGATGATGGATATGGAGGAATTTTTTACGGTGACTGTGAATATGACAACCAAGAATATGATTATGAGGATAATTATGATTACGATGGATATTGA
- the LOC107912743 gene encoding PR5-like receptor kinase produces MKSSASASSDLALLLLSLSFMMLGVAVSQSNNTRGARPWMFTIVNNCSYTVWPGVLTTDETSQSFPTTGFSLRPSESTSISIPRSWRGRIWGRTLCTQDSSGNFSCLTGDCGTSRPECSGNSSIQATLAEFGFNGDLGDFYDVSLVGGYNLPLMIFPHGGTGGDCNSTGCVADLNGDCPSELKVVNGSETVACKSACSALGEPQYCCTGDYDSPATCQPTSYSQFFKTACPTAYTYTYDDASSMFTCVDVDYDITFCPTLSTSPDQLYEKCRDAVFKCGNISIGYPFSGGDRDPECGHPGLELHCDVFTNTTKIEIVGVKYEVLDIHHENRILRIAREDFIKNGSCHPQIPIQDSILNSEPFVLGSGNTNLTLSYDCQSSSSLGIFPCNSSNYNNVSITTDNIRPDGCSANVRVPILQSSWERLRNDSLDLEEALETGFEVQWKEDTEACRKCNASGGACGFDKSNNQTFCYCPSGFESSPDSNECHRSLLPPSPTNTGNNNTRGGSKSKLKLTPIIIGSVFGVVSISTICFIVLRFKGKLISNYLRQRKMNDDARIEEFITKFGHFAPKRYSYEEIKKMTNKFNDKLGQGGFGSVYKGKLSNGHLVAVKFLSETKGNGEDFMNEVASISRTSHVNIVTLLGFCFERSKRALIYEFMPKGSLDKFIYSQGSDNQSRQLEWITLYDIALGIARGLEYLHQGCNTRILHFDIKPHNILLDENFCPKISDFGLSKLCERKESVVSMTGARGTAGYIAPEVFFRNLGGVSHKSDVYSYGMMVLEMVGGRKNINVEVSQTSETYFPSWIYKHLDQSMNLNINEERTKEAEEITKKLIAVSLWCIQTNPLDRPSMAKVIEMLQGSLQSLELPPRPT; encoded by the exons atgaaatcatCAGCATCAGCATCATCAGATCTTGCTCTTCTTTTGCTTTCCTTATCATTCATGATGCTTGGGGTTGCTGTTTCACAAAGTAATAATACCAGAG GTGCTCGTCCATGGATGTTTACTATTGTAAATAACTGCAGCTATACAGTTTGGCCAGGGGTGCTGACAACGGACGAAACCTCACAGAGTTTTCCTACTACAGGTTTCAGTCTTCGACCCAGCGAATCAACATCTATTTCTATTCCAAGATCTTGGAGAGGTCGGATATGGGGTCGAACTCTTTGCACTCAAGACTCTTCTGGCAATTTCTCTTGCCTCACCGGGGACTGCGGCACATCTAGACCAGAGTGTTCTGGTAATAGTTCCATCCAGGCCACCCTTGCAGAGTTTGGATTCAACGGTGATCTGGGAGATTTCTATGATGTTAGCCTTGTTGGTGGATACAATCTACCATTGATGATATTCCCACATGGTGGAACTGGAGGTGACTGTAACTCAACTGGATGTGTTGCGGATTTGAATGGTGACTGTCCTTCGGAGCTTAAGGTTGTCAATGGGAGTGAGACAGTTGCATGTAAGAGTGCTTGCTCTGCTCTTGGGGAACCTCAGTATTGCTGCACCGGAGATTATGATTCTCCAGCTACGTGCCAGCCCACTTCTTACTCACAATTCTTCAAGACTGCGTGTCCTACAGCTTATACCTACACCTATGATGATGCATCCAGTATGTTCACTTGTGTTGACGTTGATTATGATATTACTTTCTGCCCTACCCTTTCCACCAG TCCCGATCAACTGTACGAGAAGTGCCGCGATGCAGTGTTTAAATGTGGGAATATCTCCATTGGATATCCTTTCTCCGGAGGTGATCGAGATCCAGAATGCGGACATCCTGGTTTGGAGCTTCACTGTGACGTTTTTACTAATACTACTAAGATTGAAATTGTTGGTGTAAAGTATGAGGTGCTGGACATCCATCATGAAAATCGAATTCTAAGGATTGCGAGGGAGGACTTCATCAAGAATGGCTCTTGTCATCCTCAAATTCCAATTCAAGATTCGATCCTGAATTCTGAGCCATTCGTTCTCGGTTCTGGAAACACCAATCTTACTCTGTCTTATGACTGCCAATCTTCATCGAGTCTTGGAATCTTCCCTTGCAATTCTTCAAATTACAACAATGTTTCCATAACTACAGATAACATTCGTCCAGATGGATGTTCAGCTAATGTTAGAGTCCCGATTCTTCAATCTTCCTGGGAAAGACTTCGAAATGATTCCCTGGATTTGGAAGAAGCATTGGAGACAGGATTCGAGGTGCAATGGAAGGAAGATACGGAAGCCTGCCGGAAGTGCAATGCTTCTGGTGGAGCCTGCGGTTTTGACAAGTCCAACAATCAAACATTCTGCTACTGCCCATCAGGATTTGAGAGTTCACCGGATTCCAACGAATGCCATCGATCCCTTCTCCCACCATCTCCAACAAATACCGGAAACAATAATACCAGAG GTGGGTCCAAATCCAAGTTGAAGCTGACTCCAATAATCATAG GATCCGTTTTTGGAGTTGTATCGATTTCTACTATATGCTTCATTGTCTTAAGGTTCAAAGGAAAACTAATATCAAATTATCTCCGCCAACGAAAGATGAACGACGATGCTAGGATTGAGGAATTCATCACAAAGTTTGGTCATTTTGCTCCAAAGCGATACTCTTATgaagaaatcaagaaaatgacaaataaaTTCAATGACAAATTAGGTCAAGGAGGTTTCGGAAGTGTATATAAAGGAAAATTGTCCAATGGTCATCTTGTGGCAGTTAAATTCCTAAGTGAAACGAAGGGAAATGGAGAGGATTTTATGAATGAAGTAGCTAGCATTAGTAGAACTTCTCATGTTAATATAGTAACTTTACTTGGTTTTTGCTTTGAAAGATCAAAGAGAGCTTTGATCTATGAATTCATGCCCAAAGGATCATTGGACAAGTTCATTTATAGTCAAGGATCAGATAATCAAAGTCGTCAGTTGGAATGGATAACTTTGTATGACATTGCACTTGGCATCGCTAGAGGACTTGAGTACTTGCATCAAGGTTGTAACACAAGGATCTTGCACTTTGACATAAAGCCTCACAATATCCTTTTAGATGAGAATTTTTGTCCTAAAATCTCTGATTTTGGCTTGTCTAAATTATGCGAAAGAAAGGAGAGTGTTGTATCAATGACAGGTGCTAGAGGAACTGCGGGTTATATTGCTCCAGAAGTGTTTTTTCGAAATCTGGGAGGAGTTTCTCATAAATCTGATGTTTATAGTTACGGAATGATGGTTCTTGAAATGGTCGGAGGAAGAAAAAATATCAATGTCGAAGTGTCCCAAACTAGTGAAACATATTTCCCCTCATGGATTTATAAGCATCTTGATCAATCTATGAACTTGAATATTAATGAAGAAAGAACAAAAGAGGCAGAAGAAATAACAAAGAAGTTGATTGCAGTGAGCCTTTGGtgcattcaaaccaatccattAGATCGACCGTCAATGGCTAAAGTAATAGAAATGTTGCAAGGGAGCCTTCAATCATTAGAACTGCCGCCACGACCCACCTAA